A region of the Macadamia integrifolia cultivar HAES 741 unplaced genomic scaffold, SCU_Mint_v3 scaffold1381, whole genome shotgun sequence genome:
ATCTTTTTGCAATTCAGTATTTCACAAAGATTGGGGGCAAGGTTTCAGTGAAGCTcattaaatatgaaaataacaAAAGCACTGAATATAGGGCTGATAGCTTGGTCTACAAGGTAACATAATGAATGAGGATGACTCATTTGGGGTGTCTTTTTAATGGGTGCAGTACCTGATTGTGAAACTTTACCTCCTCTTCCCAGGTTTTTGGTCTATATTTTATGCAATCATATATTGGTCTGTTTTATCATGCCCTTTTGCACCGCAACATCATGACCCTCCGCCAAGTCTTGATTCAACGTCTGATTGTCTCTCAGGTAAAGGAAACGACTAAGTTTTCTTGTgtgttctgatttttttttctcttgttggCTTAGTATACCTTTGACATTGGATGTCATTTCCACAGGTGTTGCAAAATCTATTGGAGAATGCAGTTCCATACCTCAAATACAAATATAGAAAATATACAGCTGTTCGGTAAGCTCCTTAATGCTTTTCCAATTTGTTAGCATTCCTTGATGTTTGCGATAGGATTCCATTGTGGGAATTGGAGAATCTATTGGGTTTATCTTACATATCAATTACTAGAACACATTTGATTGTCTCCTATGtcacaaagcaagaaaaaacaCGAGAGTGGATCATCAACAGGGAAGATACGTCTGGCTTCTAGAGTAGAAAAAGAGTATCTAAAACCTGTTTACTCTGCCAGCATTGGGGAAGAAATTGAAGATGGTTTATTCGATGGTAATGGaccaaaattttgaaactttCAGGTTGTTTGGAATCTCTGATTTCTCTGGCTGATTTGAAATCTGACATCCATGGCAGACTTTCTGGAGTTGACATTGCAGTTTGGAATGATCATGATGTTTGCTAGTGCATTCCCCCTTGCATTTTCCTTTGCTGCCTTGGTTagtagaatttttatttttcatttttaatctaTGGTGGTACCACAGTATTTTCTTATGATGGTTATGTTGAAGTATTTATCTTGTGGTACAGAACAATATCATGGAGATCAGGGCAGATGCACTGAAGCTGCTTGTCATGTTTAGGAGGCCTGTTCCTCGTCCTGCTGCAACTATTGGAGCTTGGCTGAATATATTCCAGGTTTGGACATGCAATCCTAGTTGGAAACATTTGTAGTTAATATTGGAGGTGCGTTGTGGATCTACCATGCTTGCTGGGTTTCATGTTGTAAAAGAAACGGTCAGACCTCTATTTTACTGAGTTCTAGATATCATCTAAAGAGCAAGTGTGCTGGCAATATTCTTTTCCTGCCTAATGAGTGTAGTTTTTGCATCACAAACAGCTTCTCCGCACCCAACCCCTACCTCACCTCTTTTCCAGTCAAGGATCTGGAGAGTGGTAGATGATAGCCGTATTTGGTTGAAATGGAACAttaaaagaatttgaaattTCCAATGTGCACAATAGATACTTTCCTGAAGATTCATTAGGCATTTTTTTCATGCATTGTGCTCTCTTACTTGTAACATCTATCTAATTGATTATGTGGGGACTTCAGTTTCTTATAGTTATGTCAATCTGCACCAACTGTGGGCTTCTCATTTGCTTGTATGATCTTGAGGGTAAATGGAGAATCGAGCCAGGACTAGCAGCTATTCTCATCATCGAGCACATCCTCCTGCTTATCAAATTTGGATTCTCACGGTTTGTGCCAGAGGTGAAGTGCCCTTCTCTTGACCGTCCTGAGTGTAGGGGCTGCTCAACCCATCAACTTTTGTCCATCTTGTTCTCAATCTGTTTCCCCAGTTCATGTCAGCTGGTCTCTGAACGTGTATTGGAGATATTTCATATTACATAGGAAGGCATCATGTAAACAAAAATCTCAAGGAGCAGGAAAATAGTAACAAATGTAGCATGTGTGTTTTTGTTGCAGGAACCTGCTTGGGTGAAACAAAACCGCGTGAAGAATGCAGCACAAGCACAGGAAATGTGCTCTAAACAACTTTTGAGAAGCATCTTTGGGAGGAAACTAGAGTGAGGAGTGCGACTCTACGAAGCTTCAAAGAAACTGTTGTTTCAGTTTCCATTATGAATGGAAAGGCATCTTGATTTCCACGTCAAGAAGCTGATGCCCTGGGCACTTGTTCAAGACTCAGCCGGGTTATGATACAGCTGCATTGGGGCTAATCTGGAATTTTGAAATGCTAATGTATCGGGTCTGTTGTAGATACAAATCGACTGAAACTAGTTGGTTTTGCTGTGTGGATTTTAGTGATTGTGAGGGATTGATTAGTGTAAAATGTTGGTCCATATTAGGTTATAGTGGAATCAAGTTTTCCTATGGATCTGGTCTTTTGGCAACCATATGGAGGGAATTCAATTCTTTGTGCCTCTGCATAACAATTGAAATCATTAATGGGTGTAGACAAAGGTCAAAAAATGGAATGCTAAATCAACTAATTTTCAATCTCTTAATTTGCTCTTGATTCTTGTGATTCTGGATGACTGGATTGTCGATGGAGAATTTATGCTTCAAATAATATTGAAAACCGAAACAAACTGATTTCACATTTGATGGGGCTTTAAATGGATCATCCATCGATTGAGTTTCTATGTAGTTATGATGAGATAAGAGCACTTTTCCAGCTTGTACTTTATAGGGTTGCATGTTGATAAAAGATTTTGCAAATTGATAAGGTTAATGTTACTCTGTACATCATGTTACTTTCAGCTCAGAAATGAGTTTTTAATCCACAAGATTGGGAGCCCAATGGTAAATCATTGCTCATATTCTTTATCCAAACTAGTTCCAAATACAATGACCTCAGGAGGTATGTTTCTTTGCACTAGTGATTTCCATTCAATTAGCACCCTTGATTTTTATAACTTTATAGAATACATTTAACAGGTATATACCATTCTTGGAAATGCCTTGTTGGATTGGTGTCTAGGGGACCCATGTTGAAGCAACTCTTTTTCAGGAATTAATTCCCCTGAATCTGGACGTGAGGAGGGACTATCTGTAGTAATGAAGCAAGCAATCTAATGacgaaaagaaaaggaaagaagaaacacTAAATAGGAAAGGGGAATACAATGCCTTGTTAAAAGGCTAGGACCCTTGAGAGGAAAATATAATATAACTTGCAGAATTGTATTGTTAGAAGAAGGGAAACAAGGATGATCCTTGCTTGTAGCCTTTTACTGCCGTTCCATTCATCAATATGAGCCCAACAGATCATGATCAATAGCCCCAGTTCAATTTCGTGTAAGGTTTAAAATCATTTCTAAGATTTCCCACAAGTACTCGGAGCTCATTCGCTGCTGGTGATCATTCAATAATCCAACTGTGAAATGTGGTTATGGAGGAGGAGAAATGAGAACTTAACTTGATCAGCCACGGGAGCCACCAAGATGACCACTGAACTGGTGAGCATAATGGACCACAGCTTTAGCCCATTTCTTGATCTCCATTTTCAGTTTGTCAGGGTCCAGTTCCTTCAATGACTTTCCCTGGTTCGATCTTAATCTCCATTAAAGAGAAGCATCTATCAAAGTGCCAGAACGAAATCAGTGATTTCATGAACAACCGTCGAAGAAGGATGATGCCCGTTAAAGGAAAATAGGGATCCAACAGAAGAATATCACTCTCCTTTCAAGGAAGGAGAGATGAATATTATATGGCTGCAGTGGGTAAGGGTTTGGCTTTACTGTGTATTCTCTCCTGGTCAGGTCGAAGGCTAAAGACTGGCAAAGTTCATCATTCAATGCAGTGGTGGGTTGTTCATAGAGAAGAAGGCATCACCCAACAAGTGGCGGACGAGGGGAGCTCCCTCCTGATGTCTTTGTCGCTCAGAGCAGGAGCATCTCTAGACGTCATGGCTGCGgaggattttttttggatgaaaataaaaaatttgttaattattgaatgtaagATAGAACATCAATGCCATGGTTAATGTTGTGGATAGAAAACCTACTGTTCATAGCCCTTGTGGCTAAATCTTGCATAGTGAGGACCATATCGTGCATAGGCCTGGTCAAAAAGTGGTTTTAAGAAAAAGAGTATGGACATCTAACAAAAGGGGTATTGAGTTACAAGGCTACAATTTAGTGCTCTCCACAACCAATAATTCTTCTATCTCCTTCGAGTCATTCCAGATCTTCCTATTCTCCATTTTTCATCTATTACCTGCTTTAACACAtaaagaatgccccaacactgACCTCGAAAGCTTGTCCTATCATAATATCATTGGCATGTAATAAGACACATTTACTTTTGCTTATAATGCAAGCAACCCATCCAACAATATTTTTCCTAGGGTCGGTGACTGTGAACATATCAATAAGGTTGGTGTATTACTTGGAATTAACATATTATATATGTTCATGATTTGAATATTAGGTAATGGGTCTTGGGTTGCCTTCCCTGAGTAAGAAACTCACTCAGAAACAAGATTTAAGACCAAGTATGGATTCGGCTTTAACTTGGTAAATATGACCCTGTTCTAGAGAGACCAAAGGATGcaataataaaaatggaaaaaaaaaatttgatctaAGTAATCAGCAGGTATAGTCTTAGAACtaaaaaagtacaaaataagAGACTGAAAAGAAGATGCAGTAATGAATTCAGTTATGAGCCTCAATGGGCTGGCCGTCCATAATCGTTTGGTAAATTCACAAGAGATGAAGATATGCCATAATGATTCTTGTTGGTTGTGGCACAAGCCACAAGATTGATCCATCTCAATCCATTTACTCACAATGTCTTTCGTAGGTAATCCATCATGAGCGATTCTCTAGAAGAATAgtttaaattttggatggattttTAGTTTCCCAAAGAACCACCACCAATGTGGGCAACAAGATTTGTAGGTACACAATGTTGTTCCACGTGACAGATCCCCTTTTTTAAAGGTAACATGGTAAAATATAGACCTATTTGAGAAGTATTTTCTTTTCAAGGTTAGTGCTCAAAGGGAATCTTCCTCGTTATAAGATGCCAGCCAAGTTTCAAAAGGATGGCTTTATTTTGAGTTCCCAAACTTCTGATCCCTAGTCCACCATAGGACTCGGATAAGTAGACTTTGTGCCTTCCaatgaggtgagatttcttagtTTGGTCTTTATCACAATTCCAAAAATGCAGATATTTGGAGTCCAATTTCCTGCATATAGCTTTAGGAAAAGTAAAGCAAGACAGGTAAGAGGggatagatgatgaagctgatTGAACCAAAACTGTTCATCCTACAAAAGAGAGCAAGTTAGCTTTCCATAAAGTAAGTTTTTTGTAAACCCTCTTCACAATATGGTTAAATCTTATCACTATGGCTCTAGGGTGGAAAAGGGTAGTACTGAGATAGGTGGAATCAACAGTCATTTCTTTAATCCCAAGaatgttagagagagaaaacttaAGGGATGAAGGCACATTGGTGCTAAAGgctaaattgttttttttttttcatagttaACCGTGAGGCTTGAAAGATCAGAGAACATATCCAAAATGCATTTGATAGTTGAGATATCCTCGTTAATGgctttacaaaaaataaaagtatcatcaatgaaaaattGATGAGAAATCTCAGGACAATGTCTAACTATTTTGATTCCTTTAAAAACATTGAGATCTCTGTAGGTGGAAAACAATCTAGACAATGCTTCCATATCCACTATGAAGAGAAGAGCGCTCAAATGACGTCCTTGTCTAATCCCTCTAGAGGGTTCAAAGAATTCAAAAGCAGAGCCTTTAGGTTTAATGGAGAAGGATGAGGAACTAACAAAGCAGCAAATAATGTCACCCCATTTTTCTCCAAACCTTAGGTATGCAAAAATGGCTCTAAGGAAGCCCCATTCCAATTTGTCATAAGATTTAGCCATATCCATCACATAACCAATCttacattttatatttttaagaaaatgaatAATCTCCTAAGCAAGAATAATATTGTTAGAAACCTGTCTGCCAGGCACGAAGGCAGACTGGAAGGGAGAAATGATCTTGTGCGGTATTCCCTTAGGCTCTGTTTgcttgcaaggggaatttaaagggaagggaagtgaaatttttgtacttaaaaatgaatgtttataatcattaccccatgtgattcaatgtgattatataaaatacttgatttttttaaccatatttgttaatgatacattttacatgtaatttttattttacatattatagcaaagggttttggatgtaaagtaaagtgaaattttataaccaaatatggaatgatttaaagtaatgatatagtcacatggggtaatgattacatatatttcttttttaagtatgaaaatttcacttcccttccctttaattcccttgcaaccaaacatagccttaagttTAAAAGCAAGGATCTTGGCTATGGTTTTATAAGAGATATTGCAAAGACTGATGGGTCGAAAGTCACCAACGACAAACGCATCATCTTTTTTAGGGATAAGGCAAATGAGGCTATGGTTGACTCCAGAAGGGAGGGAGATATCCCTGAAAAAGCTCATGACAAAGTTACAAATATCCGTGTTCACAAGATTCCAAAATTTTTTGTAGAAAAACACTTGGAACCAATCTGGACCAAGAGCTTTATACAGGCCAAAAGAGAAAACCACTATGCGAATCTCCTCAAAAAGGAGTGAATTCTAGTAAACAACTTACATTCATTAGGTTGCAAAATGGGTGGGAAAAGAAATTCAATGAAAGATGGATCCAAAGGGTTGGATGTGGTGGAAAGGTTGGAAAGGAAACCAGCAAATTCTCTGGCAATCTTGATTGGTTCATCGATTCTTGTACCATCACAAAAACAAATAGAATCAATGCTTCTTTTCCGAAGTTTCACCTTTGCAACAGTTTGGTAGAATCTAGTGTTTCTATCCCCTTAAGAAATATAGGATGCCGAGATTTCTGGAACCAGAATTTTTCTTCAGCCTTAAGAATCCAATCAAGCTTGGAGCAAGTCCAGGACATCTCGTCAAGAGGAGGGTTATGCATATTGTTCAAGTTGAGAACTTGAGATGCTAAGCAAGGAGAGAGTATTTCAAATTGTTAATGTTTCCAAAAGCATTATGGTTTCAATGGGTAAGAAGTCAGTTGAATCTGACTAATTTCTCCATGAAGTTGACATCATCACTATCATTCCAGTTTTGGAAGCAAAATGAAGCAAAAGGGTGGGAAACCCAAGCatcttgaaaatgaaaaagttTCCTGCATCTGGCAAGGGGTAGGGAGGTGTGAAGAATAATGACATTGCGGCCAAACCCAGTAGAAGGAAGTTTGGAAGAGGCGAAGGGGAAAATAGAGAGGTAGGTTAAAAATGCAAAAGATCTCTCAAGACATTCCTTAATAAGCTTGGGTGGTTTTTGCTTATTTGACCAAGTGAATTTATTGCTTATAAGATTGATTTCCTTGAAGCTAAAGGTGTCAAGAAGATGGTCCAGCATTAGTGAGGTGGGGGTTTGTTTAAAGGTGGAGCCCTCCAATTTGTCAGATGAAGAAAGAATTTCATTGACATCACCAATAATATTATAAGGGGTAGTGTAGAGAGACAGAAAGGAATGGCGTTCAGTCCAAGCTTCTTTGCATAAGGCGGGTTGAGGTGGAGTGTAAAGGCCGACAAGGGTCGAATTGGACCAAGGCATATGAGTTAGCTTCAATTGCAATAAAGTAGGATCCAAAGTGGACATGAAGAAAATCAACAATATTGGAGATAAGGAACCAaatacctcttttttttccaGATGAACCTTCGCTattgataaaataaaagtagtTATAACCTTTGAAGAATGGGTGTAGTTTAAAAGAGGGGTGATCTGTGATTATAGtttcacaaagaaaaataattccAAGCTTGTGTTTTTTTACATTGAGTGTTAAGTTTGTcccgaattcttgacccgttttgaaaactgacccgctccgacatattttggtggcgacctgaatgagaagttttctaagatctatgatggaagcagagaggttgggccgataggcccaggCCCAAGCCCAgaagcccatcactgatctcgtatgggcgTAGCCCTtgcggtatggttcgactggattgaccgtgacccgatgagttgacccgtgacttggagtatatataatgtactgttgcttgttgagaaagtcattgtattttgggggttttttgagctagggtttcaggacgagttttctcgccactgcttgggtgtaatctctcttctacatagtgaaacatcttcttcttcactcgaggacgtagcacaccaccttggtgtgtgaacctcattaaatctctgtgttatgcggatctattgtctctttatttttcatatttcttggtgtttgatctaacaggtGTGAAGATAATGTCTGGTAAAGGAGCTATTCCGTCCTTTAACATTCCAATGAAGGATCTTCACCATAACACACTTCCATgagagacaaaataaaaataaaagggaagtgCAATTTAGACACAAATATGTAGAGAAAGTCAGAACCAAGGCAAGCAAAAACCAAAGGAAACACAAAAGAAACAAGCAAGGAAAGACTAataaatgggagaaagaatgaATTTACAGTTACCCGGCCCTAAAGCGTCGTCTCCAACTTGTCCGCCATCTCTGAATCACCATTGGTAAACTCCATGAGTTTTGCTTTACGAAGGAATTTATGTTTCCTATGTTCTGATCGATGAATGTTTCTACAAGGAAAAGCATATAAGGCTGAGATGAAAGTATCACCTAGCACTTATTGTTAATTAATGTGAGCTTCTCAAACTACTTCCACTGAATTGAATTGACTTTTCAACAACATTTTCTAATTTCAGAAGTGTCTTGCTTTTGATATATGGTGTCAACTATCTTATAAATCATAGCTATGATTAGAAAGCCCAATACATTAAAAGGGCAAGGGTTCTCTAAGCCTCCAGGGGTTGGTACACACtagcaccctctctctctctcttcacataAGATGACCTTGAGGTTGTCAATCAGTCGGTTCAGAACAATTTCAGTTTGGTATcatatcaaatcaaaatcaaattgttaAGATAATTCGGGTTTGGTTAATTTTTGTTTGGTCCGATTTGGTTCGGGCTTTTATTTGACTTATCATGCTCTTATCAGTCCATTATTAGGGTGTTACCAATTCGTTTCAGTTTTTCAaatatatacattaaaaataatagGAAAACAAGTTTTCCTTATAATGGGTTTGATTTTATCGGTtttcgattttgattcgatttcgaTCTGTTATGGAAAAAAGTGCTCACCATTGACTAAGTCGAGATTATGCCCAAATGGCCTCGATTTTAGTCGATCGGCCCAATTATGGCCGACCAACATTCTCGATCAGCAACTACAAATCTAAGTCAGATATAGCTTGGCCGACCCACATTGACAATTCATCCAGTTACTGAACGACTGGCCTACACCTATGTATAAAGAGCAGTGTGCATGGACAGTACATCGTATCCCAATTGCAACTAGTGGCTCAAATAGGACAATATTTGAGCTACGGCTATAATCGCACCTTAATATCTGTGATAAGTAATTTGTCATCGGGTGCTCGGCATAAGTAGGTCGGTAACCGAGCCACTGAATCAGGTGTTTGGCAACTGAGCCACCAAGTTAAGGTCGATTGGCACTTGATGTTTGTGGTATTCCTCAACGGAACATGCCCTTCGTAAGAGACACATTCCTAATCTAGTATGTAACTTCCAAGCAAAGATCAAATCCGACCTAATCAAGCTCTCTAGTAGGAAGAATACGTGGGATATGTGGAGCTTCCATAACTAGGACATTTTACATATTCACTCTCCTAATATAGCTCCTGCTATGTATGGACTCCTACCAGTGCTAGGAAGCATGCCAAAttaggactctctctctctattgccACCATTCctcaataataaatataaaactaAGCTTTCTTTTACGGGGATCTACACTTTTCCATTCTTACTGGAATTTCTGTTTGCAgagagatctgacttaggcattggagagttcCTTGCTAGATCAGTCCAgtgctcactctcttgtgttcGTTCCTCTGTGCAGGGTGCGAAAGCAGCCTAGGTCGATTTCTTGCAGCAACACAATCTAAATTGGTTTGTTCACTCAGTCTAGTTTTCTACCATTTTTATTAAAGCTCAGAACAAAACTACACGatattggttcagtttaattttgtctggttttttaggttgtttttATTAGACCAATTTATTACATCTTAAtctcacctcttttttttttttgctaagaaatcaattgtattaagaaaaaaataagaaaatttataCATGAATCAGAGAGAAATactcatacaaaaaaaaaaaaccttagagACACAGAGAccaaccccaccttcggcattgccatcagcaggagaaggCCCCCGATCCAAAGCCTTACAGATGAGAAAAAGATTAAGGGAATCGATATCTTGGACGTTGAGTAGCGTCCCTCTCCATCTCCATAGACACCATCCTAGGCCACTCGGACACCGGGGTTGAAATTTTTTGTCTTGCTGTAGATTTGGCCAAAAAATATGCAATAACATTAGCTTCCCGATAGCAGTGAGTCACCTTCCACATAATTGAGTTCATGAAAGGAGGAACTCCCCTCCATCTCTGCTGGATTTACCATTGGACCAAACCTTTAGATATTAGGATAACGACTGCTgcagaatcacattcaatccatggATTCTTAAACCCATGCGCCTTAGCCAGCTCAAGACCAGAAATAATAGCAAAAAATTCTGCTTCAAAGTTCGTTCTAAcatcaacaaattctctaaaattcAAAAGCACCTCTGCTCTCTCATTTCTGAAGATACCACCTACCTTTGCCTTCCCTAGATTACCCAAAGAGCACCCATCCGTGTTTAACTTCACCCAACCTTGAAAAGGAGCACACCAAAGCACTTCAATTATCTCCCTTCGCCTACAAACCACACGAGGAATGCCCACTCTTCTAGCACATAACAAGTTTGAGATGGAAAGTGGCTTCCCTAGATGAACAATGGAAATCATACAAATTTCCCCATTTACCTGAGCAAAGCATTGCCTATTGTTTGGCTACACCATCGTGAAATCTTACATTCCTCTCTATCCAAACAACATATGGAATAAGGATAACTCCACAAAGCCACACCATAGAGAAAGTGATAGACTTTGCTTTTCGTTTCCACCATGAAAACATATCATCTTAATCTCAGCTCTTTATATTAACTGTGAATATGCAAGAATAACATGCTGGAGAGGCCAACACTTGCATGGGTAGCAACAGTAGAATGCCAAGAAAggaagaatgacccaacatgcACCTGTGCCTTCTGCCAATACTGTTGGAAGAATCAGCAAGAAAAGTGGGCCAACAGGTAGACATTAATCTTTAATAAAGGTTGATAATGATAAGGGGATTAAATAGACTCAAGGGGGAATAAGTCTAGCTCAACCGGCTAGAGAGTCCTGGACAGGATAGGCTAGCGTGTCAGCTGGACAGAATAGTCATATTTTAATTTTGTGGGTCCCACTTTTGTAATTTGACATAAGGACCTATTTTTATGAGTCTGTTATGataaaataagttaaataataATATACAATAAGAATTATATAATTTGAAGCTAAGTATGTAAtaaattgtatatatatatatatatatatataactgatacgtgcaaatgcacgtgtgagTATTTGTCAAGTCGCAATGAAATTAAATATCTACGAAAATCTAAATGCATTCTAAAAATTATCCTTTGTAAAATTAACTGATCCAAACTTTTGTAAGACTCAATCTATTTCAGTCtaaattggaaagaaaagaaaaataatttaaagtaTCTAATTATAGAGTTTGGTACTTTGGTTCAAAGGAAGTAGAAAAGAATGATCATaaatttttatgaataaaaaaatctgtTAAATATTGTAGAggaagaaaaacattttttctttttgagtattttatattaaaatatattgCGCCATTAATCCTCCAAGAAAATCCATAACTAACCCATTTTAGTTGTGTTTAAACCTAAACAATGCTAAAATAAAACTAGATTTAACCTTACATGAAGTTATAAAAGGGAAGCAAATAACGTTTCATCCACCTATAGGGTAATGCCTTATTTAAATGTCAACCGATGACAATAACActaaattttagaaatttaacTTTAAAATGAGATTATATATAGAACTGTTTGAAGTTGTTGAATACAAAGAGATGGTAAATTAAACATACTACAGAACTTGGGACAATGCCAAACCGCGTTTTCATACCATGATCGTTCCACAAAACACACAATTTCATTTAATCATTCAATTATGTAGGAAAAGTAAGTACCCAAATCTGGGTCATTGAAGAGCCTAATCATTTAATCAGTCGGGAAAAACCCCGAAGGCACAATCTGTTTTGGGCTTGAAGCAATTATGTAAGTACAATATCACAACTAAATTTGACGTAATCAATATTGACATCATACTACACTAAAGATAGATCTTGATAATTTAACATTCCATACTTAGTATATTTAtcttaaaataaatcaaaacttcTCTTGGCTCCAATCACATATCCGCCAAAAGCCCATCTTGATCAGCCAAAGCAACAGTAAACAATTACTTCTTGGTTGCTCTATGTATTGATCCCTTGAGGTGTTTAGCTAGTTTATTAGCAATCTTCCATTTTGCAAAGACTCCTGTTGCCATTAGAGGCTTCATACATGCAATTTTTTGATCTTCTAGTTGTTGCTTTGTTATTTTTGTGTTCACATGTTGCCTTGCTAGATTTCTTTCTAAAAGAAATTGCGATTCTAGCTCTTGCACTTGTAGAAATAATTAGTATGGACATATCCCTAACAGACAAaaccaaggttttttttttttttttttacataaaaattATTCTTAAACTAGCAATAGATAACATAAAGGAAAATGGAATAGGAAACACTTTCAAGCAACATAAAGCAAATTAGGTATTAAGAAGACAAGGTTTAATAGACAGTGAACTTCCAAATTTTCAGAACCATGGTTGATCATAAAGGTCAAAGGAAACCCCCATGGACGCAAAACACAGAAGAAAGTCTCCTTTTTTTGGGACTGCCTCTTTTCTCCCTAAAGATCAATAGAACAAGGGTTTCAGATATGAAGgattagaacaaaaaaaagaaaaaaacagattaTGAAGCAATGCTGATAAAAAGTCATGAAGGTATTATAAAGACTAAGGAACTTGCTTTTGTAAGAGAAACAtctcccaccccacccaaaagaagaggaagcatTGAAAaagatttaatatatatatatatatatat
Encoded here:
- the LOC122063619 gene encoding anoctamin-like protein Os01g0706700, producing MQSYIGLFYHALLHRNIMTLRQVLIQRLIVSQVLQNLLENAVPYLKYKYRKYTAVRKKKHESGSSTGKIRLASRVEKEYLKPVYSASIGEEIEDGLFDDFLELTLQFGMIMMFASAFPLAFSFAALNNIMEIRADALKLLVMFRRPVPRPAATIGAWLNIFQFLIVMSICTNCGLLICLYDLEGKWRIEPGLAAILIIEHILLLIKFGFSRFVPEEPAWVKQNRVKNAAQAQEMCSKQLLRSIFGRKLE